A single window of Dermacentor albipictus isolate Rhodes 1998 colony chromosome 1, USDA_Dalb.pri_finalv2, whole genome shotgun sequence DNA harbors:
- the LOC139060229 gene encoding cytochrome P450 4V2-like, translating to MRLILPVSPGSSLGSRSLGAMLNTTASVRTYSLWIWMSCRAVAALLVACGAAKVILWCWYQYRLLRALEEIPGPGGRWPLLFTPRYFLHSLSTNPRRAGSTVEFFQWIRGLSEVHRPKGFFKIYAGLNPIVFLCTAETAEPLLSSTSNLKKSVIYDNMHPWLGSGGLLTSYGARWRQHRKLLTPAFHFRVLDNFLPIINDQGDRLVQELSQLANETYVNLFPTLSRCALATICETAMGLKVHSQESTSAVSEYERDLETAIKLFMKRVLQPWTWIDAVYWATARGAMFGKVVKRLHCFTTKVIVERQKAEAARRSAARTEAEEDFLDTGGSRGKAPTVPPAPGTEGTVIGTGAERPAFLDLLSHYYRKGIFSVEDMRQEVDTFMFAGHDTSAQTLTWTLFALAINPGVQRRVHDELDRVFGKRAASSVTKSHVSKLTYLDRVLKETMRIFTIVPWVGRSLTEPLKIGNCTIPEGCTCYVFTYGIHRDPTHYPDPEVFDPDRFLPEKCSRNHPFAFVPFSAGPRNCIGQKFAMLELKVLLAKVLTNFSVSSCNHRDDLLFDADILLRTKRPIRIRLQPRHDTGLK from the exons ATGCGCCTCATCTTACCCGTGAGCCCGGGAAGCAGCCTGGGCAGCCGTTCTTTGGGAGCTATGTTGAATACGACAGCGTCGGTTCGAACCTATTCTCTTTGGATCTGGATGTCGTGTAGAGCCGTAGCGGCCCTGCTCGTCGCTTGCGGTGCAGCCAAGGTAATTTTATGGTGCTGGTACCAGTATCGGCTGCTCAGGGCGCTCGAAGAGATTCCTGGGCCAGGAGGCCGTTGGCCTCTGCTGTTCACGCCGCGTTACTTCTTGCACTCCCTGTCTACAAATCCTAGGCGAGCCGGGAGCACAGTGG AGTTTTTTCAATGGATTCGGGGTTTGAGTGAAGTCCACCGGCCGAAAGGATTTTTCAAGATATATGCAGGGCTTAACCCAATAGTGTTCCTTTGCACGGCGGAGACAGCAGAG CCACTGCTTTCAAGTACATCCAACCTCAAGAAGTCCGTTATCTACGACAATATGCACCCGTGGCTAGGTTCGGGAGGCCTGCTGACCAG CTATGGAGCCCGCTGGCGGCAGCACCGGAAGCTCCTCACGCCGGCGTTTCACTTTCGTGTGCTGGACAATTTCCTGCCCATTATTAACGACCAAGGCGACCGGCTTGTTCAGGAACTAAGCCAGCTGGCGAACGAGACGTACGTCAACCTGTTCCCTACGCTCTCAAGGTGCGCCCTGGCAACAATCTGCG AAACAGCCATGGGGCTCAAGGTTCACTCCCAGGAAAGTACTAGTGCAGTCTCCGAGTACGAAAGAGATCTTGAAAC CGCCATCAAGCTTTTCATGAAGAGGGTATTGCAGCCGTGGACTTGGATCGACGCGGTGTACTGGGCAACGGCGAGAGGCGCCATGTTCGGCAAAGTTGTCAAGAGGCTGCACTGCTTCACAACCAAG GTGATCGTTGAGCGTCAGAAAGCCGAGGCAGCCAGGCGCTCAGCCGCGAGGACCGAGGCGGAGGAGGATTTCCTTGATACCGGTGGTTCTCGTGGCAAGGCGCCGACGGTGCCGCCGGCTCCTGGTACCGAAGGTACAGTCATCGGAACTGGTGCCGAGCGACCAGCATTCCTGGACCTGCTGTCGCACTACTACCGCAAGGGCATCTTTAGCGTCGAAGATATGAGGCAGGAGGTGGACACCTTCATGTTCGCG GGTCACGATACATCGGCTCAGACGCTTACGTGGACTCTCTTCGCGCTTGCCATCAACCCTGGAGTTCAGCGAAGGGTGCACGATGAACTAGACCGAGTCTTTGGAAAGCGGGCAGCGAGCAGCGTCACGAAAAGCCACGTTTCCAAACTGACTTATCTCGACCGTGTCTTGAAG GAAACGATGCGTATTTTCACTATTGTCCCTTGGGTCGGAAGATCGTTGACTGAGCCGCTAAAGATTG GGAACTGCACCATTCCCGAGGGGTGCACATGTTACGTGTTCACTTACGGCATCCATCGTGACCCTACTCACTACCCTGACCCTGAAGTGTTCGACCCGGACCGCTTCCTTCCCGAAAAGTGCAGCCGCAACCACCCTTTCGCCTTCGTGCCCTTCTCGGCAGGTCCTCGAAACTGCATAG GCCAGAAGTTTGCCATGTTGGAGCTGAAAGTACTGTTGGCGAAGGTGCTCACCAACTTCAGCGTGTCCAGCTGCAACCACCGAGACGACCTACTGTTCGATGCCGACATCCTGCTCCGAACCAAAAGGCCAATCAGGATACGGCTGCAGCCACGGCATGACACTGGCCTTAAATAA